ATTGGGTCTTGAACTGGTTGATGTTGAGTTCTTGAAAGAGGGTCGCGATTGGTTTCTACGCGTCTACATCGATACGCCTGAAGGCAATATAGACATAGATCAATGTGCGGCTGTCAGTAATAAACTAAGCGAGGAACTAGACATTGTGGACCCGATTCCGCAAAATTACTTCCTTGAAGTGTCTTCTCCCGGAGCGGAAAGACCTTTGAAAAAAGATGAAGACTTTGAAAAAGCCGTAGGCCAATATGTGTTCATCAAAACGTATGAACCGATTGATGGAATGAAAGAATTCGAGGGGTATTTACTTGGATACGGACCGGACCATGCAAAAGTGGAAATACGGATCAAGACGAGAAAAGTACTAGTGGAAATTGACAAAACAAAAATTGCGCTCGCTAGACTGGCAATAGACTTTTAAAGTAAGCATGAAACACTGTCTAGCCTAGCACTAGAGAGCGAAGAATCAAGAGCAAGAACAATTGGAATGTAGGAGTGATGAACATGAGTAGTGAGCTACTCGAGGCACTGACAGCTCTTGAACAGCAAAAAGGTATTTCAAGAGACGTAATAGTCGATGCAATTGAAGCAGCGCTTGTAACAGCGTACAAACGAAACTTTAACCAAGCACAAAACGTGCGTGTGGATTTGAACTTAAACAAAGGCACAATGGCTGTCTATTCACGTAAAGATGTAGTAGAAGAAGTAGAAGATGAGCGTTTGCAAATTTCTTTGGAAGATGCCCAGCTTATTAACCCAGTATATGAACTTACTGATGTCGTTGAAGAAGAAGTCACACCGCGTGACTTTGGACGAATTGCCGCACAAACGGCTAAGCAAGTTGTAACACAGCGTGTACGTGAAGCTGAACGCGGTTTAATCTATGAAGAATATATCGATCGTGAAGAAGATATCGTCAACGGAATCGTAGAGCGTATGGATCCGAAAAATCT
This window of the Sporosarcina ureae genome carries:
- the rimP gene encoding ribosome maturation factor RimP, yielding MSKIIEEVEQLARPIVAELGLELVDVEFLKEGRDWFLRVYIDTPEGNIDIDQCAAVSNKLSEELDIVDPIPQNYFLEVSSPGAERPLKKDEDFEKAVGQYVFIKTYEPIDGMKEFEGYLLGYGPDHAKVEIRIKTRKVLVEIDKTKIALARLAIDF